In a genomic window of Xylophilus rhododendri:
- a CDS encoding YfaP family protein, protein MRTECHRLLRSFIIVSLMAAQSFSALGSVRDEALCQPAGYTVGFFNGVLNTASQAGEGMGSLQGLIGDEVNDESVQYENFYNHSGGVMQDLAETFVQRAAEIDRSGELGARWEFFWDSLSGDQGLVASLTTRLPAAASLMDAIHTSLSTRIVAFTASLFTSQAPTQADYASHNTRLDALLVQKQKLMLVAHSQGNLFMNQAYDYIEPKAGRSVAAVHVAPASPTLRGPHVLADIDLVINAMRAQGLASVPPANISLPYSRFDVTGHFFAETYLDAARSARSLVASLVETAMDSLQTPETVGSPGAFTVTLTWDGPGDVDLHTFEPTGTHVYYDHPVGHAGFLDVDNTVGYGPEHYYAACDSRTLQTGAYAIVIDNFDKTPGRQATVQVASSREGVIFTAKLPVGTASTPVVSVLVSQDQKGRFRFAAQ, encoded by the coding sequence GTGAGAACTGAATGCCACCGTCTTCTTCGCAGTTTCATCATCGTTTCGTTGATGGCGGCGCAATCGTTCTCGGCGCTCGGGTCGGTCCGTGATGAGGCCTTGTGTCAGCCGGCCGGCTACACCGTCGGGTTCTTCAACGGCGTGCTCAATACCGCATCGCAGGCGGGCGAAGGAATGGGCTCGCTCCAGGGGCTGATCGGCGACGAAGTCAACGACGAATCCGTCCAATACGAGAACTTCTACAACCACTCCGGCGGCGTCATGCAGGATCTCGCGGAAACCTTCGTCCAGCGGGCCGCGGAGATTGACCGCAGCGGCGAACTCGGCGCGCGATGGGAGTTCTTCTGGGACAGCCTGTCCGGCGACCAGGGGCTGGTGGCCAGCCTCACCACACGCCTGCCTGCCGCCGCCAGCTTGATGGACGCGATCCACACCAGCCTCAGCACCAGGATCGTGGCCTTCACCGCCTCGCTGTTCACCAGCCAGGCGCCCACGCAGGCCGACTACGCCAGCCACAATACCCGGCTGGATGCGCTGCTGGTGCAGAAACAGAAACTCATGCTGGTGGCGCACTCCCAGGGGAATCTCTTCATGAACCAGGCCTATGACTACATCGAGCCCAAGGCCGGCCGATCGGTGGCGGCGGTACATGTGGCACCTGCGTCACCCACGCTGCGGGGCCCTCACGTGCTGGCCGATATCGATCTCGTCATCAATGCCATGCGTGCGCAGGGCCTGGCATCGGTTCCACCCGCCAACATCAGCCTGCCGTACTCCCGCTTCGATGTGACAGGGCACTTTTTTGCCGAAACCTATCTCGATGCTGCCCGCAGCGCCAGGAGCTTGGTGGCTTCCCTGGTGGAGACCGCGATGGACTCGCTGCAAACACCGGAAACCGTCGGCAGCCCTGGGGCGTTCACCGTCACGCTGACCTGGGATGGCCCTGGCGATGTGGATCTGCATACCTTCGAGCCCACCGGGACGCATGTGTACTACGACCATCCCGTGGGTCATGCAGGATTTCTCGACGTCGATAACACAGTGGGGTATGGGCCCGAGCACTACTACGCTGCGTGCGATTCACGCACTCTGCAGACCGGCGCGTACGCCATCGTCATCGACAACTTCGACAAGACGCCTGGCCGGCAGGCGACGGTTCAGGTGGCGTCGTCACGGGAAGGCGTGATCTTCACTGCCAAACTTCCCGTCGGCACTGCATCGACTCCAGTCGTGAGTGTTCTCGTCAGCCAGGACCAGAAAGGCAGGTTCCGGTTCGCCGCGCAGTAA
- a CDS encoding Bug family tripartite tricarboxylate transporter substrate binding protein, which yields MKKLLLSLLLGVTAIAALAQAPQPYPNRAIRIVVAYPAGGVSDNVARSLAERLSGPLGVPVIVENKAGASGGIGIDAVAKAAPDGYTLGFSAISPLVLNPHLGPTPFDPLHDIAPVASVMYSPVVVMGTSALAPRDFKGLMAYAMAHPGEVRWATSGNASLGHLMLAQLQAAAGVTVTHVPYKGGGQQLNDALGGHFEVLSTNAAPAIVSQAKQGKLVPLAVGAPSRLGSLPDVPTLGELGYGAANLSSVFGIFAPGKTPQPVVQRLNTEINRILANPDFRNQLLAADNVATTMSTAEFGKQIAAESASNARIIKAAGIKAD from the coding sequence ATGAAGAAACTACTCCTCTCCCTGCTGCTCGGCGTCACCGCCATCGCCGCCCTGGCCCAGGCGCCCCAGCCCTATCCCAACCGTGCGATCCGCATCGTCGTGGCCTACCCGGCCGGCGGCGTCAGCGACAACGTGGCGCGCTCCCTGGCCGAGCGCCTGAGCGGCCCGCTGGGCGTGCCGGTGATCGTGGAGAACAAGGCCGGCGCCAGCGGCGGCATCGGCATCGATGCGGTGGCCAAGGCCGCGCCGGACGGCTACACGCTGGGCTTCTCGGCCATCAGCCCGCTGGTGCTGAACCCGCACCTGGGCCCCACGCCCTTCGATCCGCTGCACGACATCGCGCCGGTGGCCAGCGTGATGTATTCGCCGGTGGTGGTGATGGGCACTTCGGCGCTGGCGCCGCGCGACTTCAAGGGCCTGATGGCATACGCCATGGCCCATCCCGGCGAGGTGCGCTGGGCCACCTCGGGCAATGCATCGCTGGGCCACCTGATGCTGGCGCAGCTGCAGGCGGCCGCCGGCGTCACCGTCACCCATGTGCCCTACAAGGGCGGCGGCCAGCAGCTGAACGATGCGCTGGGCGGGCATTTCGAGGTGCTGTCGACCAATGCCGCGCCGGCCATCGTGTCGCAGGCCAAGCAGGGCAAGCTGGTGCCGCTGGCCGTGGGCGCGCCTTCGCGCCTGGGCAGCCTGCCCGATGTGCCCACGCTGGGCGAGCTGGGCTACGGCGCGGCCAATCTGTCCTCGGTGTTCGGCATCTTCGCGCCGGGCAAGACGCCGCAGCCGGTGGTGCAGCGGCTCAATACCGAGATCAACCGCATCCTGGCCAACCCCGATTTCCGCAACCAGCTGCTGGCGGCCGACAACGTGGCCACCACCATGAGCACGGCGGAATTCGGCAAGCAGATCGCGGCCGAATCGGCCAGCAACGCCCGCATCATCAAGGCGGCGGGCATCAAGGCGGACTAG
- a CDS encoding DUF72 domain-containing protein, with protein sequence MASTTHAAEPPPALRIGTAGWSLPRQSWPAFPAEGTHLQRYAGVFGMAEIDTSFYRPHQPKTYARWGESTPDHFRFSVKLPREITHDRALADVEQPLAAFLGQVEALGPRLGCLLVQLAPSLAFEAATVDAFLNLLRRQYPGLVALEPRHASWFGREAHALLAAHRVGRVLADPVREAGGESPGGWRGLAYLRLHGSPRTYYSGYSVDGLADWARLLRRYRDEGAECWCVFDNTAAGHAVPDALALQALLSKS encoded by the coding sequence ATGGCAAGCACCACCCACGCGGCTGAGCCGCCGCCCGCGCTGCGCATCGGCACTGCCGGCTGGAGCCTGCCTAGGCAGAGCTGGCCGGCATTTCCCGCCGAAGGCACGCATCTGCAGCGCTATGCGGGTGTCTTCGGCATGGCCGAGATCGACACCTCCTTCTACCGCCCGCACCAGCCCAAGACCTATGCCCGCTGGGGCGAGAGCACGCCGGACCATTTCCGCTTCTCGGTGAAGCTGCCGCGCGAGATCACCCACGACCGGGCATTGGCCGATGTCGAGCAGCCGCTGGCGGCTTTCCTCGGCCAGGTCGAAGCCCTGGGCCCGCGGCTGGGTTGCCTGCTGGTGCAGCTGGCGCCCAGCCTGGCCTTCGAGGCGGCGACGGTCGATGCTTTCCTCAACCTGCTGCGCCGCCAGTACCCTGGCTTGGTGGCGCTGGAGCCGCGCCACGCCAGCTGGTTCGGGCGCGAAGCCCATGCGCTGCTGGCGGCGCACCGGGTGGGGCGGGTGCTGGCCGATCCGGTGCGCGAGGCGGGCGGCGAATCGCCCGGCGGCTGGCGCGGTCTTGCCTATCTGCGGCTGCATGGTTCGCCGCGCACTTATTATTCGGGTTACTCCGTAGACGGCCTGGCCGACTGGGCGCGGCTGTTGCGCCGGTACCGGGACGAAGGCGCCGAATGCTGGTGTGTGTTCGACAACACCGCCGCCGGCCATGCGGTGCCCGATGCGCTGGCGCTGCAGGCGCTGTTGTCCAAGTCCTGA
- the xerD gene encoding site-specific tyrosine recombinase XerD: MERPNPAASATESQPRIDAFVDAIWLEDGLSSNTLAAYRRDLAGYAGWLAQAMPGTAIDATAEHHLQAYMAAQFSTSKPSTANRRLTVLRRYFHWAIREGAVQRDPTLRLLPAKPPMRTPATLSEAQVDALLNAPDVSTALGLRDKAMLELIYASGLRVSELIGLRMFQLSMNDGVLRVTGKGAKERLVPFGQVAREWLTRYLAQSRPELLAGRQTEDLFVTAREGRAMQRMNFWLVVRRYAVAAGIHTKLSPHTLRHAFATHLLNHGADLRAVQLLLGHADISTTTIYTHVARERLKTLHGKHHPRG; the protein is encoded by the coding sequence ATGGAACGCCCGAACCCCGCCGCCTCCGCCACGGAAAGCCAGCCCCGCATCGATGCCTTCGTCGATGCGATCTGGCTGGAGGACGGCCTTTCCTCCAACACCCTGGCCGCCTACCGACGCGACCTCGCGGGCTACGCCGGCTGGCTGGCCCAGGCCATGCCTGGCACCGCCATCGATGCCACCGCCGAACACCATCTGCAGGCCTACATGGCCGCGCAGTTCAGCACCAGCAAGCCCAGCACCGCCAACCGGCGGCTCACCGTGTTGCGGCGCTATTTCCACTGGGCGATCCGCGAGGGCGCGGTGCAGCGAGACCCCACCTTGCGCCTGCTGCCGGCCAAGCCGCCGATGCGCACGCCGGCCACGCTGTCGGAGGCGCAGGTCGATGCACTGCTGAACGCGCCGGATGTCTCCACCGCGCTGGGCCTGCGCGACAAGGCCATGCTGGAGCTGATCTATGCCAGCGGCCTGCGGGTGAGCGAGCTGATCGGCCTGCGCATGTTCCAGCTGTCGATGAACGATGGCGTGCTGCGGGTCACCGGCAAGGGCGCCAAGGAGCGCCTGGTGCCCTTCGGCCAGGTGGCGCGTGAATGGCTGACCCGCTACCTGGCCCAGTCGCGGCCCGAGCTGCTGGCCGGCCGGCAGACCGAGGACCTGTTCGTCACCGCCCGCGAGGGCCGCGCCATGCAGCGCATGAACTTCTGGCTGGTGGTGCGGCGCTATGCGGTGGCGGCGGGCATCCACACCAAGCTGTCGCCGCACACGTTGCGCCACGCCTTCGCCACGCATCTGCTCAACCACGGTGCCGACCTGCGGGCGGTGCAGCTGCTGCTGGGCCATGCCGACATCTCCACGACGACCATCTACACGCATGTGGCGCGCGAGCGCCTGAAGACGCTGCATGGCAAGCACCACCCACGCGGCTGA
- a CDS encoding tripartite tricarboxylate transporter substrate binding protein BugE, with protein MQRRTLVATAAAFLAAASGNVLAQAAWPNKPIHLVVPFAPGGTTDIVARVIADPLSRVLGQPVLVENKAGGGGVIGAQDTARSAPDGYYLGLATVSSTASAPAINPKTPYNPITDFTPIINIAATPNIIAVHPSFPAKDYASFAEALKKSPGKYSYATSGTGGIGHMLMELYKSLTGTFVTHIPYRGAGPALNDVVAGQVPMIFDNLPSALPFVKEGRLVPIVVAAPQRLAALPNVPTFKEVGLEPVNRLAYYGILGPKNMPREIVDKINAGVKKVLEDPAVRKRIEDTGSLVLGNTPEQFAAEIKAEFEVYKKVVQQQKLVLE; from the coding sequence ATGCAACGCAGGACCCTGGTCGCAACGGCCGCCGCATTCCTGGCAGCCGCCAGTGGCAACGTCCTGGCGCAAGCCGCCTGGCCCAACAAACCGATCCACCTGGTCGTGCCCTTCGCCCCCGGCGGCACCACCGACATCGTGGCGCGGGTCATCGCCGATCCGCTGAGCCGGGTGCTGGGCCAGCCGGTGCTGGTGGAGAACAAGGCCGGTGGCGGCGGCGTGATCGGCGCGCAGGACACCGCGCGCTCCGCGCCCGATGGTTATTACCTGGGCCTGGCGACCGTCTCCAGCACCGCGTCGGCCCCGGCGATCAACCCCAAGACCCCGTACAACCCGATCACCGACTTCACGCCCATCATCAACATCGCGGCCACGCCCAACATCATCGCGGTGCATCCGTCCTTCCCGGCCAAGGACTACGCCTCCTTCGCCGAGGCGCTGAAGAAGTCGCCCGGCAAGTACTCGTACGCCACCTCGGGCACCGGCGGCATCGGCCACATGCTGATGGAGCTCTACAAGAGCCTCACCGGCACCTTCGTCACCCACATCCCCTACCGCGGCGCCGGCCCGGCGCTCAACGACGTGGTGGCCGGGCAAGTGCCGATGATCTTCGACAACCTGCCGTCGGCCCTGCCTTTCGTGAAGGAAGGCCGGCTGGTGCCCATCGTCGTGGCCGCGCCGCAGCGCCTGGCCGCGCTGCCCAACGTGCCGACCTTCAAGGAAGTCGGTCTGGAGCCGGTCAACCGCCTGGCCTACTACGGCATCCTGGGCCCCAAGAACATGCCGCGCGAGATCGTCGACAAGATCAACGCCGGCGTGAAGAAGGTGCTGGAAGACCCGGCCGTGCGCAAACGCATCGAGGACACCGGCTCCCTGGTCCTGGGCAACACGCCCGAGCAGTTCGCCGCCGAGATCAAGGCCGAGTTCGAGGTCTACAAGAAGGTGGTCCAGCAGCAGAAGCTGGTGCTGGAATAG
- a CDS encoding AEC family transporter yields the protein MNYAQLLFPDFSLILCGYLLCRFTALDRPVWQQAETLVYYFLFPVLLFQSIAKAPLELRAASSMVAAGVLTGLVGIGLAYAVPHLPWLRNRVDRRDAAASAQVAFRFNSYIALALAERLAGPAGGQAIAVLIGVGVPIYNVAAVWPMARHGGHKVLGSLLRNPLIVGTCAALAFNLAGLTIPDLLAPAVSRIGAAALALGLLCAGAGMQFSAMSGGLTLGACMLLIRHLVSPIAALGFSKLFHLGHTQATVLLMFAALPTASSCYVLAARMGYNGPYVAGLVTLSTVAGVVSLPFALSLLRWL from the coding sequence GTGAATTACGCGCAACTGCTTTTCCCCGACTTCTCGCTCATCCTCTGCGGCTATCTGCTGTGCCGCTTCACGGCGCTCGACCGGCCGGTCTGGCAGCAGGCGGAGACCCTGGTCTATTACTTCCTCTTCCCGGTGCTGCTGTTCCAGTCGATCGCCAAGGCGCCGCTGGAGCTGCGCGCCGCCTCCAGCATGGTGGCGGCCGGCGTGCTGACCGGGCTGGTCGGCATAGGACTGGCCTATGCGGTGCCGCACTTGCCCTGGCTGCGCAACCGGGTGGACCGGCGCGACGCCGCGGCCAGCGCGCAGGTCGCCTTCCGCTTCAACTCCTACATCGCCCTGGCGCTGGCCGAACGGCTGGCCGGGCCGGCCGGCGGCCAGGCGATCGCGGTGTTGATCGGCGTGGGCGTGCCCATCTACAACGTGGCCGCCGTCTGGCCCATGGCGCGCCATGGCGGCCACAAGGTGCTGGGCTCGCTGCTGCGCAATCCGCTGATCGTGGGCACCTGCGCGGCCCTGGCCTTCAACCTGGCGGGGCTGACGATTCCCGACCTGCTGGCGCCGGCCGTCTCGCGCATCGGCGCGGCGGCGCTGGCCCTGGGACTGCTGTGCGCCGGGGCGGGCATGCAGTTCTCCGCGATGAGCGGCGGGCTGACCCTGGGCGCCTGCATGCTGCTGATCCGGCATCTGGTCTCGCCCATCGCGGCGCTGGGTTTTTCCAAGCTGTTCCACCTGGGCCATACGCAGGCCACGGTGCTGCTGATGTTCGCCGCCCTGCCCACCGCGTCGAGCTGCTATGTGCTGGCGGCGCGCATGGGCTACAACGGGCCTTACGTCGCCGGGCTGGTCACCCTGTCCACGGTGGCGGGCGTGGTCAGCCTGCCTTTCGCGTTGTCACTGCTGCGCTGGCTCTGA
- the queG gene encoding tRNA epoxyqueuosine(34) reductase QueG, translating to MISSSQLVSRIQEWAREMGFSQIGVTGVDLSSAEAGLIAWLAQGFHGEMHYMAAHGLRRARPAELVPGTVSVLTARMDYLPRDTPPDWQARETARLHRPGEAIVSVYARGRDYHKVLRSRLQRLAERIAEEVGPLGHRVFTDSAPVLEAELAARSGQGWRGKHTLVLDRAGGSMFFLGEIYLDLALPPTEPVSAHCGSCQACITVCPTQAILAPGRLDARRCISYLTIEHAGPIPLELRPLIGNRIYGCDDCQVSCPWNKYARPSTLADFDARPGLQGEPLAALIGWSEAEFLRRTEGGPIRRIGHARWLRNLAVGLGNALRAAPDEAARAPLLAALQAQSGHADEVVREHVAWALAQASEPAQQ from the coding sequence GTGATCAGCAGCAGTCAACTCGTCTCTCGGATTCAGGAGTGGGCACGCGAGATGGGATTCTCCCAAATCGGCGTGACCGGTGTGGATCTGTCTTCCGCCGAAGCAGGGTTGATCGCCTGGCTGGCCCAAGGGTTCCATGGCGAGATGCATTACATGGCGGCCCACGGCCTGCGCCGGGCCCGGCCGGCCGAGCTGGTGCCGGGCACGGTCAGCGTGCTGACGGCGCGCATGGACTACCTGCCGCGCGACACCCCGCCCGACTGGCAGGCGCGCGAGACCGCCCGGCTGCACCGGCCCGGCGAGGCCATCGTCTCCGTCTACGCCCGCGGCCGGGACTATCACAAGGTGCTGCGCAGCCGGCTGCAGAGGCTGGCCGAACGCATCGCGGAGGAGGTCGGCCCGCTCGGCCACCGGGTGTTCACCGACTCCGCACCTGTGCTGGAAGCCGAACTCGCCGCCCGCAGCGGCCAGGGCTGGCGCGGCAAACACACGCTGGTGCTGGACCGGGCTGGGGGCTCGATGTTCTTCCTGGGCGAGATCTATCTCGACCTGGCCCTGCCGCCCACCGAGCCGGTGAGCGCGCATTGCGGCAGCTGCCAGGCCTGCATCACGGTCTGCCCCACCCAGGCCATCCTGGCGCCGGGGCGGCTGGATGCGCGGCGCTGCATCTCCTACCTCACGATCGAGCATGCCGGTCCGATCCCGCTGGAGCTGCGCCCGCTGATCGGCAACCGCATCTACGGCTGCGACGACTGCCAGGTCAGCTGTCCGTGGAACAAGTACGCCAGGCCATCCACCTTGGCCGACTTCGATGCCCGCCCTGGCCTGCAGGGCGAGCCGCTGGCCGCGCTGATCGGCTGGAGCGAGGCGGAGTTCCTGCGCCGCACCGAAGGCGGGCCGATCCGCCGCATCGGCCATGCCCGCTGGCTGCGCAATCTGGCGGTCGGCCTGGGCAATGCCTTGCGCGCGGCGCCGGACGAGGCCGCACGGGCGCCGCTGCTGGCCGCGCTGCAGGCGCAGTCCGGGCATGCCGACGAGGTGGTCCGCGAACATGTCGCCTGGGCGCTGGCCCAGGCCTCAGAGCCAGCGCAGCAGTGA
- the tsaE gene encoding tRNA (adenosine(37)-N6)-threonylcarbamoyltransferase complex ATPase subunit type 1 TsaE, with amino-acid sequence MTAADHPGIVGTPSPPSLTLAWADEDATQAFALRLAGAAELRHAFIALHGDLGAGKTTFVRHLLRALGIEGRIKSPTYAVVEPHQVSGPDGAWPVSHFDFYRFDDPREWEDAGFRDIFAAEGLKLAEWPEKAAGVLPVPDLDIALTSQADETRSVTLTANTRLGEALLRHAEAARTSE; translated from the coding sequence TTGACTGCTGCTGATCACCCCGGAATTGTAGGAACCCCCTCGCCCCCCAGCCTGACGCTGGCCTGGGCCGATGAAGACGCCACCCAGGCTTTCGCGCTGCGGCTGGCCGGCGCGGCCGAACTGCGCCATGCCTTCATCGCGCTGCACGGCGATCTGGGTGCCGGCAAGACCACCTTCGTGCGCCACCTGCTGCGGGCGCTGGGCATCGAGGGCCGCATCAAGAGCCCGACCTATGCGGTGGTCGAACCGCACCAGGTGTCCGGACCGGACGGCGCCTGGCCGGTCTCGCATTTCGACTTCTACCGCTTCGACGACCCGCGCGAATGGGAAGACGCCGGCTTTCGCGACATCTTCGCCGCCGAGGGCCTGAAGCTCGCCGAATGGCCCGAGAAGGCCGCGGGCGTGCTGCCGGTGCCGGACCTGGACATCGCCCTGACCAGCCAAGCCGACGAAACCCGCAGCGTCACCCTGACCGCCAACACCCGCCTCGGCGAGGCGCTGCTGCGCCATGCCGAGGCCGCCAGAACATCCGAATGA
- a CDS encoding N-acetylmuramoyl-L-alanine amidase, translating into MKRFRPTRAAAPGALTRRGALRAGTVLLMLGGAQIARGAGILAVRVWPAAEYTRVTIESDSALETKQIFVSSPPRLAVDIEGIELDPALRELVSKVKSDDPFIAGVRVGQNAPNVVRLVLDLKQAARPQVFTLPPIAAYRHRLVLDLYPAEALDPLEDLIAGRLRDAQRVAPAGAPPVAADPLGELIAKQSDKPAPTTPNNTSPGQRPALPLPPMPAALAAAPPPAPLVPGAPLPSSTRTDRIIIVAIDPGHGGEDPGATGPSGTHEKDIVLRIAHLLRDRINASSVGGNPMRAFLTRDADFFVPLGQRVEKARRVQADLFVSIHADAFTTPAAQGASVFALSQGGASSSAARWLANKENSSDLVGGLNVGSKDVHVARAMLDMSTTAQINDSLKLGSALLRQIGGLGGKLHKGSVEQAGFAVLKAPDIPSVLVETAFISNPEEEERLRDPAYQVRMADALLKGIQGYFARNPPLARSRTL; encoded by the coding sequence ATGAAGCGTTTCCGACCCACCCGCGCCGCCGCCCCGGGCGCCCTCACCCGCCGCGGCGCCCTGCGCGCCGGCACCGTGCTGCTGATGCTGGGCGGCGCGCAGATCGCGCGCGGCGCCGGCATCCTGGCGGTGCGGGTCTGGCCCGCGGCCGAATACACCCGCGTCACCATCGAATCCGACAGCGCGCTGGAGACCAAGCAAATCTTCGTGTCCTCGCCGCCGCGCCTGGCGGTGGACATCGAGGGCATCGAACTCGACCCCGCCCTGCGCGAGCTGGTGTCCAAGGTCAAGAGCGACGACCCCTTCATCGCCGGTGTGCGGGTCGGCCAGAATGCGCCCAATGTGGTGCGCCTGGTGCTGGACCTGAAGCAGGCCGCGCGGCCGCAGGTGTTCACCCTGCCGCCGATCGCCGCCTACCGCCACCGGCTGGTGCTGGACCTCTATCCGGCCGAAGCGCTGGACCCGCTGGAAGACCTGATCGCCGGTCGCCTGCGCGATGCCCAGCGCGTGGCGCCGGCCGGCGCCCCGCCGGTGGCCGCCGATCCGCTGGGCGAGCTCATCGCAAAACAGAGCGACAAACCCGCGCCCACCACGCCCAACAACACCAGCCCCGGCCAGCGCCCGGCACTGCCCCTGCCGCCGATGCCGGCCGCCCTGGCCGCGGCCCCGCCGCCGGCCCCGCTGGTGCCCGGCGCGCCGCTGCCCAGCAGCACCCGCACCGACCGCATCATCATCGTGGCCATCGACCCCGGCCACGGTGGCGAGGACCCCGGCGCCACCGGCCCCTCCGGCACGCACGAGAAGGACATCGTGCTGCGCATCGCCCACCTGCTGCGCGACCGCATCAACGCCAGCAGCGTCGGCGGCAATCCGATGCGCGCCTTCCTCACCCGCGACGCCGACTTCTTCGTGCCCCTGGGCCAGCGGGTGGAGAAGGCCCGCCGGGTGCAGGCCGACCTCTTCGTCAGCATCCACGCCGATGCCTTCACCACCCCGGCCGCCCAGGGCGCCAGCGTGTTCGCGCTGAGCCAGGGCGGCGCCTCCAGTTCCGCCGCGCGCTGGCTGGCCAACAAGGAAAACTCCTCCGACCTGGTCGGCGGGCTCAACGTGGGCAGCAAGGATGTGCACGTGGCCCGCGCCATGCTCGACATGAGCACCACCGCGCAGATCAACGACAGCCTGAAGCTCGGCAGCGCCCTGCTGCGCCAGATCGGCGGCCTGGGCGGCAAGCTGCACAAGGGCAGCGTGGAGCAGGCCGGCTTCGCGGTGCTGAAGGCGCCGGACATCCCCAGCGTGCTGGTGGAGACCGCCTTCATCAGCAATCCGGAAGAAGAGGAACGCCTGCGCGACCCGGCCTACCAGGTGCGCATGGCCGATGCCCTGCTCAAGGGCATACAGGGCTATTTCGCGCGCAACCCGCCACTGGCGCGCAGCCGCACGCTCTGA
- a CDS encoding glycine zipper 2TM domain-containing protein produces MKKTNILLAAAAAAIVSLSGCAGGGPTNAQVGTGVGAVAGGVAGNALFGSTLGTVGGAAAGALVGNEVGKRR; encoded by the coding sequence ATGAAGAAGACGAACATCCTCCTCGCCGCCGCAGCAGCCGCCATCGTCAGCCTGAGCGGCTGTGCCGGCGGTGGCCCGACCAACGCACAGGTCGGCACCGGCGTCGGCGCCGTGGCTGGCGGCGTGGCCGGCAACGCGCTCTTCGGCAGCACGCTGGGCACCGTCGGCGGCGCCGCGGCCGGCGCACTGGTCGGCAACGAAGTCGGCAAGCGCCGCTAA
- a CDS encoding DedA family protein → MEFLHTLLDFILHVDKHLEAFVAAYGAWIYALLFVIVFVETGVVVMPFLPGDSLLFIVGALSGSGLLDLKIAMPVLLVAAVLGDQCNYMIGRKLGPKVFGWEDSRFFNRKAFDQAHAFYEKYGGVAVIAARFMPFIRTFAPFVAGVAEMNRARFTLFNVAGAIVWVVGLSLAGYFFGNLEWVKSNLEKIIWALILVPSALAIYGAWRSGRQKAV, encoded by the coding sequence GTGGAATTTCTCCATACCCTTCTGGATTTCATCCTCCACGTCGACAAGCATCTGGAAGCCTTCGTGGCCGCCTATGGCGCCTGGATCTACGCGCTTTTGTTCGTCATCGTCTTCGTGGAGACGGGCGTTGTGGTCATGCCTTTCCTGCCCGGCGATTCGCTGCTCTTCATCGTGGGCGCGCTCTCGGGCTCGGGCCTGCTGGACCTGAAGATCGCCATGCCGGTGCTGCTGGTGGCCGCGGTGCTGGGCGACCAGTGCAACTACATGATCGGCCGCAAGCTGGGCCCCAAGGTCTTCGGCTGGGAGGATTCACGCTTCTTCAACCGCAAGGCCTTCGACCAGGCCCATGCCTTCTACGAGAAGTACGGCGGCGTGGCGGTGATCGCGGCGCGCTTCATGCCCTTCATCCGCACCTTCGCGCCCTTCGTGGCGGGCGTGGCCGAAATGAACCGCGCCCGCTTCACGCTTTTCAACGTGGCGGGCGCGATTGTCTGGGTGGTGGGCCTGAGCCTGGCGGGTTACTTCTTCGGCAACCTCGAGTGGGTCAAGTCCAACCTGGAAAAGATCATCTGGGCGCTGATCCTGGTGCCCAGCGCCTTGGCGATCTACGGCGCCTGGCGCTCGGGGCGCCAGAAGGCCGTCTGA